AATTTAATAGTAAAAAAGTTCATGCATACTTGCAAATGTGTCTTTTTCAGGTTTCATCATTCCATCTGAGATTCCCCAATCCAGCATTTGAGCTTTTGCCTCCCCATAACCCTGGTCCTTGAGTGCTGTGAAGGGAAGAGGTGGGTTAGGAGGTATCTCCACTCTTTTTTATAGAGTAATAGTATCATTTCTTACCTGTTTCAAGTGTTTTTGTAAGGTCCAGATGAGCTTGGCGCTCATTTATTTCTAGCAGGATACTTTCTATTACCTTTGGAGCATTCTCAATAGTGTAATGGCGACATATAAGATCTACCAATTTCTCTGCATTTGTGTCTTCAAGATTACTCCGACCAATTTTGGGATATCCTTCTAGCTTTTTCTCCTGAAGTTTACTCTTGAAGGATTCTAATGATTTTGTGGTAATGCTTTGCAGCGCTTCCTCCAAAATACTTTTAAGTCTCCCATCCATGGCAATGACGCAGTTGCAAAATGTTCCCGTTACTTCATTTATGATActacaaatagaaataaaacaaataggaataattcaattcataaaaaaaacaaggttgtGGCAAAAAAAATTGGAGTTGGAGATCTTCAGTTACAATAAAATCACCAGCGAATCAACAAAGGCTCTGGTTATTTGTACCAGTGCTTGGCTATGGAGGGGTACATTATGGGTACATTATGGCAACCAGATAATAGCTCCCCACACTTCCAATCACCACTTTAAGAACATCCTCTGAATAACAATtggctttttaaatttaaagtgatgATAAGTGATTGTTTGCACTAATGTAATTACCCTGAACTGGtgatcagaagctccattcactTCAATGGGGTATTGGGGAGCTGTCACAGCAAGCAGTGTAAAAGTCCTATTGATTAGGTACTGGGTTTGATTTAGGTGTAATTGCACTGACTGCCACTAGATAGGCGCTATAACTCACAGTGTGCTAGTTCCCAATAGATAGACAATAGAGACCTCGTTCCGTTTGTGTAAACGAACCCACAATGGATGATCACTACAGTGTGGAAACCCTGTAGGATAAACGGATGGATGGATTATCCATAGTGGGCGCATATACACAATCTGGAAAATGTGTtagtaaaaatagaataaatattttttacacctGATGTGGTGGCTTTATTTTTGGGctcttttaaacttttatggGAATGGGTAAAGGGTACTATGTGCCCCTGCACTCCTTCACCTGAGTGGACAGCAGAGGGGGCTACTAGATTTCAAATAGGTTCCCCACCCACAGACCCATACAACACCGGCCAAATTGTGAGGAAGAGGCCCTGTCCCCGAAGGACAGCTTTTGCCCCCTTTGGGGGCAGACTGGTCTAGTTTTTCCAATTCCCTATACTCATCTCCCCACATTtaccaactttaaaaatatggggattatatttataaaaaataattatcgttgaacatcagggttgctgttttaaaagtaagagtgtctagaagcccgaaaatAAACCGCCAGGGCCATTTACATAGTAAGGAGGTGCGACCCCTAacattatacctacctgtcacataCCTAGAAATGTCATACCACATTACCCTGcccccttccctactttaaaccccaatttccctgtaTTGGGGAGATGTACAGGTGAACAAAGATGAAGGTAcaaatgggggacacctgtggctaacaacccataaaatttcattgttaggccatagtcagaatataaaaaactctgcccatcagaAAAATCTACCCTgatacacattgctggaggcttctagcacctgaaccccaatgtctctggaacaggggggagGTACAGGTGAGCAAAATTAGAAGTGCACCTGGAGTACATAGACAATGCTTATAAAAAAGCAACCACTACCTATCCCCTGCTAACAAACATACCCCATTCCTGTATGAAGGTGCTAAACACCATGGACCCCTCTCAACACAAACTACAGACAGAATGATTAGGAAGCGCAGCTTTGCATTCTGACCCCACGTCTCACATTCACATGttcactgtttataaatagaTACAAATGATTAAATTACTGTTTGCACCTTACCTGCCCTCCACTCATCTGGAGGTTTGTACTATGCTAATATAGTCATGCAGAAAGAAATGTGTGCTTCTCTGGTCTATAAAGTCCTTTGTGAGTGTAAAATATCTATCAATTGGGTACTCAGCTAATAAACAGGGCATTGCACTGCTTACCTATTGTCATAAGAtgcaaaaagatattaaaaatagCAACACGTACCTGTACAATCATGCAGAAGCATGCAATGACGTACATGAAACTGGTTAATTCCTGTTCTTTCGCGCTCTTTttattaaccctctgctgtctggGCACATTGTAACAGTGACACACACTGGAGACATAATGTaatgcattcaaaataaattaatacaaaaaagtcACTTTTGCTCTATATAGATGTAAGACCCAAACAATTCTTTGTGTGAATAAGCattgtatagtaaaaaataattattgtccCCCCTCCACCTTGGTAACACatagagcatcatgcatgtgatcgcagatgggggcaggacagccagtgtcctcctctcatcacttccaaaaacaaaaacatcctgTGAAATTTATACACCCTTAGTATGATCGCTGTGTATGTAacgtctgcttgtcatgttctgcagcctaacaactcattgtgctCAATCCTTTAGATcccctaaattgttggttgtaattacctaaaattttagggtacacaggggactcacatagctactaataaccaacatttctttttttaatttcaagactTTCAAAATAaggggatcatgagtttaaaaactcatggaaattggaagatttgggttgctgttttataagaaagtgcacctaggaggccaaaattgaaatgcaaattaagggcccccggggccacttacatagtaacAAGCATTGGGGTGCCCTCCTTAAATAATTTACCTaactttcaccaaactataactgTAATACTGTGCTGTCCTTTCAGCTTCtgtttgaaccccaatttatctggaatggggaggtgcaggaactGAAAATGCagatgcaagtggggaacagatgtataaacccctaacatttaattagcatggcatcattagaacataaaaacctctgcccattaAACTGTCCGCTTACCTACCTTGAACCCcgatttctctagaacagagaggtgcagataaacagaatcataggtgcaagtgggggacacttgtggctaacaccccccaaactttcatcattacataaactttgcccatcaatacacgctgccctgttacttACCccaccagtacctgaaccccaattttgttttgatgggcagagttttttatgttctaatgatgtcattgtaataaaactttagggggtgttatccacagatgttccccacactttttcagtttcctacacctccccattccagagaaattggggttccagtgttagaagtgggcagtaatgtgtaacagggcagtgcgtttgccatagtaatgaaattttagtgtgtgtgtggggggggggcttatcCAAAGGTGTCCCCTcattgcacctacatttttggctgtgtacaccccacaattctagggaaattggggttcaaagaagagaagcagatagtAACatggtagcatagtatgacagttatagatttgtgagagataagtataaatttaggggcccttccccaatgctcctttctatgtaagggGCCCCCAGGGGTCCGCAATTTAAATTAGGACTCCCAGGTGcatttgcttttaatactgcaaccccagtGTTGTGTTTTCACAAGATTTTATAATTCTGATctccatatcatgaaatttgtaaaagctggggtgctggaATTGTAAATGGTGCTGACTACATTAGCACCCTGTGCACCCTAAAAACtacaaatcattatgacatacagtttaagGATGTGATATGTTTACACcatgtgggattttttttccaaaagactcggcacagctatAGGAGGGGGAGGGGCGgcctgtgctctcctcactccgcccGGCAATAATCGccaatcagctcttatcagcggagaacggagCGAGCACAGCAGCCTCTCCGGTGTCTGATAATGTGCCGGGCGGAATAATTacagcaggtgggcggcccgcccccTAAAAATGGGCAGGGGAGAACTATGGGAAGTGTATTAGGGGCAGTAGATGGGGTATAGTGTACTGGGGGGGCAGTATATTGGGGCAGTAGATTAGGTATAGTGTACTGGGGGGCAGTAGATGGGGTATAGTGTACTGGGGGGGCAGTATATTGGGGCAGTAGATGAGGTATAGTGTACTGGAGGGCAGTATATTGGGGCAGTAGATTAGGTATAGTGTACTGGAGGGCAGTATATCGGGGCAATAGATTAGGTATAGTGTACTGGACAGCAGTATAATGGGGCAGTAGATTAGGTATAATGTACTGGGAGGCAGTATATTGGGGGCAGTAGATGAGGTATAGTGTACTGGAGGGCAGTATATTGGGGGCAGTAGATGAAGTATACTGTAGTGGAGGGCAGTATATTGGGGCAGTAGATTAGGTATAGTGAACTGGGGGGCAGTATATTGGGGCAGTAGATTAGGTATAGTGTACTGGGGGCAGTTTAATGGGGGCAGTAGATGAAGTTTACTTTACTGGAGGTATAGTGTACTGGAGGGCAGTATATTGGGCCAGTAGATTAGGTATAGTGTACTGGAGGGCAGTATATTGGGGCACAGTAGATTAGGTATAGTGTACTGGAGGGCAGTATATTGGGGCAATAGATTAGGTATACTGTACTGGACAGCAGTATAATGGGGCAGTAGATTAGGTATAATGTACTGGAGGCATTATACTGGGGGCAGTAGATGAGGTATAGTGTACTGGAGGGCAGTATATTGGGACAGTAAATGAAGTATACTGTAGTGGAGGGCAGTATATTGGGGCAGTAGATTAGGTATAGTGTACAGGGGGTCAGTATATTGGGGCAGTAGATGATGTATAGTGTACTGGAGGGCAGTATATTGGGGCAGTAGATTAGATATTGTGTACTGGATAGCAGTATTTTGGGGCAGTAGATTAGGTATAGTGTACTGAAGGGCAGTATATTGGGGCAATAG
The Pyxicephalus adspersus chromosome 7, UCB_Pads_2.0, whole genome shotgun sequence genome window above contains:
- the LOC140334855 gene encoding uncharacterized protein isoform X2, yielding MDGRLKSILEEALQSITTKSLESFKSKLQEKKLEGYPKIGRSNLEDTNAEKLVDLICRHYTIENAPKVIESILLEINERQAHLDLTKTLETALKDQGYGEAKAQMLDWGISDGMMKPEKDTFAIKEMNIREKTPRKGVHLDRTNHASEPSSSHHIPQTEINECENHQSVTNIDSSSNLTTENWPVHQKQKSAKKNTPWKIKLKRLTETDIQCMKEDHQQQPVLGQAAVFGSR